The Oryzias melastigma strain HK-1 linkage group LG3, ASM292280v2, whole genome shotgun sequence genome contains a region encoding:
- the LOC112160614 gene encoding uncharacterized protein LOC112160614 (The sequence of the model RefSeq protein was modified relative to this genomic sequence to represent the inferred CDS: added 69 bases not found in genome assembly): SEDENEPCCSKSLRPDNKSQASAWDSEDENEPCCSKSLRPDYKIQASAWDSEDENEPWYSKSLRPDYKIQASAWDSEDSGSEEEILKEYQKYWLDTSSEDENEPYCSKSLRPYYKIQASAWDSEDSGSEEEILKEYQKYWLDTSSEDENEPYCSKNLRPDNKKQALGWNSEDSESEEGKVKDKGKRPLNPRYYHPKKRRPATEEEDPKKEEGEDEPQCLGETNNIQKLEEVLEEEEVQHSEPKRKKGFFRTLLRKLKKKKHPKVPEEEQSSPSILKNKETLEKQSIDLDEYFSQRNLCSKEIQTEEQLDVSHMRAKVELAEAMLHLKQEQVEVAKLRNDVLVLQKDLEILSANFRFEAAAVERKRILLEIERKEILDLRRSYERDKAELESRKAALQEVQDIMAQRDATCTTSLETIV; encoded by the coding sequence tcaggcTTCGGCATGGGACAGTGAGGACGAAAATGAACCTTGCTGCTCCAAAAGCCTAAGACCTGACTATAAAATACAGGCTTCGGCATGGGACAGTGAGGACGAAAATGAACCTTGGTACTCCAAAAGCCTAAGACCTGACTATAAAATACAGGCTTCGGCCTGGGACAGTGAAGATTCAGGGTCTGAGGAGGAGATATTAAAAGAGTACCAAAAGTACTGGCTGGATACCTCAAGTGAAGACGAGAATGAACCTTACTGCTCCAAAAGCCTAAGACCTTACTATAAAATACAGGCTTCGGCCTGGGACAGTGAAGATTCAGGGTCTGAGGAGGAGATATTAAAAGAGTACCAAAAGTACTGGCTGGATACCTCAAGTGAAGACGAGAATGAACCTTACTGCTCCAAAAACCTAAGACCTGACAATAAAAAACAGGCTTTGGGATGGAACAGTGAGGATTCAGAGTCTGAGGAGGGAAAGGTGAAAGACAAGGGGAAGCGCCCGCTCAACCCGAGATATTATCACCCGAAAAAACGCAGACCGGCCACTGAGGAGGAGGACCCTAAAAAGGAAGAAGGGGAGGATGAACCTCAATGTTTGggagaaacaaacaacatccagaAGCTTGAAGAAgttctggaggaggaggaggtccagCACAGTGAGCCTAAACGCAAAAAAGGATTCTTCCGGACTCTACTACggaaacttaaaaagaaaaaacatcctaAAGTTCCAGAAGAAGAGCAGAGTTCACCGTCAATTCTGAAGAACAAGGAGACTTTGGAGAAACAAAGTATTGATCTTGATGAATACTTTTCCCAACGTAACCTTTGTTCCAAAGAAATACAGACAGAGGAACAACTGGATGTATCCCACATGAGGGCAAAGGTCGAACTGGCTGAGGCAATGCTCCATTTAAAGCAAGAACAGGTCGAAGTTGCGAAGTTACGAAACGATGTCTTGGTCCTGCAAAAAGACTTGGAGATCCTATCGGCAAACTTCAGATTTGAGGCTGCTGCAGTGGAGAGAAAAAGGATATTGTTAGAAATCGAGAGGAAGGAAATCCTCGATTTAAGGAGAAGTTATGAAAGGGACAAGGCAGAACTCGAAAGTAGAAAAGCTGCCCTCCAGGAGGTGCAAGACATAATGGCGCAAAGGGACGCCACATGCACAACCTCTTTGGA
- the LOC118600018 gene encoding median body protein-like, with amino-acid sequence MSTFSDLKTESLLRMSHSEEFQEMEVSTEELNNATESILQQNNTMREHVENLCKRLRNRKDLDASYKELKKSRKAAIGENKKLAQQLESLRVDIEKQIHVEQMCKEERTKMSQVSESNQELRTVTNALQSKLQQLNDMKEEISGIKAERKTLEQENRGLESQLKKLQKKTARKAHLEPDLKKEFDEFQALQQQTDELRQSLQELQTENEEQKRMEENYPSMKEERSQLTVLKVQLEKEITDQRRQKEETRQLIARREEDKREQESLREQINVLTAERNTLEDDLQHRKTLESECKEIQAETNDLVKQVFNLTQDSAELKDMISVFDGVQEKLNVVKEENLKVKTKKDLLQNQIRDLQVQMQNSQQAVGSLEKEIKDLQEKSKEVKEVQAEYDRISDKKSKLEDKKKQLQDEVSDLKQQQKEVQELAVQYNNVLDELRPLQEETKNLREERKMLTDLLKQRQTLETEYNGIKAEADRLEDENVDLQVDVADLQNKINALNDVQDKVLKTKEDNLKKKQQHDLLQNQIQDLQVQIQKEFN; translated from the exons ATGTCAACTTTCTCAGATTTAAAGACAGAAAGTTTACTCAGAATGTCACACAGCGAAGAATTTCAAGAGATGGAGGTTTCCACCGAAGAACTGAACAACGCCACAGAGAGTATTCTGCAGCAAAATAACACTATGAGAGAACATGTTGAGAATCTCTGCAAGAGATTACGAAACAGGAAGGATTTAGATGCTTCATACAAAGAGCTGAAAAAATCACGGAAAGCTGCTAttggggaaaacaaaaaactggcgCAGCAGCTGGAGAGTCTAAGAGTGGATATTGAAAAGCAGATACACGTGGAACAAATGTGTAAAGAAGAAAGGACAAAAATGTCTCAAGTCTCAGAAAGTAACCAAGAACTGAGAACAGTGACGAACGCACTTCAGTCCAAACTTCAGCAACTGAACGACATGAAAGAAGAAATTTCTGGCATCAAGGCTGAACGAAAAACTTTGGAACAAGAAAACAGAGGTCTGGAATCTCAACTGAAGAAACTCCAGAAAAAGACTGCCCGCAAAGCACACCTGGAACcggatttgaaaaaagaatttgATGAATTCCAGGCGTTGCAACAGCAAACTGATGAACTAAGGCAAAGCCTTCAGGAGTTGCAGACAGAAAATGAGGAACAGAAGAGGATGGAAGAGAACTATCCTTCAATGAAAGAAGAACGGTCTCAACTCACAGTTCTGAAGGTTCAACTGGAAAAAGAGATTACTGATCAGAGAAGGCAGAAAGAGGAAACACGTCAGCTGATTGCTCGACGTGAGGAGGATAAGAGAGAGCAGGAATCGCTTAGAGAACAAATAAACGTTCTCACAGCCGAAAGAAACACACTGGAAGATGATCTGCAACACCGTAAAACGCTGGAGTCTGAATGTAAGGAGATACAAGCAGAAACCAATGACTTAGTGAAACAGGTTTTCAACCTGACACAAGATTCTGCAGAGCTGAAGGACATGATTTCAGTGTTTGATGGTGTGCAAGAAAAACTCAATGTTGTAAAGGAGGAAAATTTGAAGGTGAAGACCAAAAAAGACCTTCTTCAAAACCAAATCCGGGACCTTCAGGTTCAGATGCAGAATTCACAACAGGCAGTCGGTTCTCTAGAGAAAGAAATCAAAGATCTCCAGGAGAAAAGTAAAGAAGTAAAGGAGGTTCAGGCTGAATATGACAGAATCTCTGACAAAAAGTCCAAACTGGAGGACaagaagaagcagcttcaggACGAGGTTTCAGAtctgaaacagcagcagaaggaaGTCCAGGAACTGGCTGTTCAGTACAACAACGTTCTGGATGAACTAAGACCCCTTCAAGAGGAAACTAAGAACCTCAGAGAGGAAAGGAAAATGCTGACTGATCTTCTGAAACAGCGTCAGACACTGGAGACGGAATATAATGGCATCAAAGCAGAAGCTGACCGTTTGGAGGATGAAAACGTTGACCTTCAAGTTGATGTTGCTGATCTGCAGAACAAGATTAATGCCTTGAATGATGTTCAGGacaaagttttgaaaacaaagGAGGACAATTTGAAGAAGAAGCAACAACACGACCTTCTTCAAAACCAAATCCAAGACCTGCAGGTTCAGAT ACAGAAAGAGTTCAACTGA